One genomic segment of [Pasteurella] aerogenes includes these proteins:
- the yiiM gene encoding 6-N-hydroxylaminopurine resistance protein codes for MAEVLALKIGLVENITFADGTTLESAIRKQPVDKITVHELGAEGNDVGLKAHHGGVDKALFFMADKTFEKLTALIGKDFDWKSRAVYGENFIVSELDETNVCVGDRYQIGDVIVEVSQPRKPCERLSLNSECAETQKIVREQGLTGWYVRVVQTGVCQKGDKIHRLQRPYPDLTIIHLNQLAAQKPTETMRAELEKALACDVLAEAFKRTLRTQLSRI; via the coding sequence ATGGCGGAAGTGTTAGCCTTAAAAATCGGTTTGGTAGAAAACATCACTTTTGCGGACGGTACAACTTTAGAAAGCGCCATTCGCAAGCAACCAGTGGACAAAATCACCGTTCACGAATTAGGCGCGGAAGGTAATGATGTAGGCTTGAAAGCGCATCATGGTGGTGTGGATAAAGCGTTGTTTTTTATGGCGGATAAAACCTTTGAAAAATTAACCGCACTTATCGGCAAGGATTTCGATTGGAAAAGTAGAGCAGTTTACGGTGAGAATTTTATCGTTTCCGAATTGGACGAAACCAACGTTTGTGTGGGCGACCGTTATCAAATCGGCGATGTAATCGTAGAAGTGTCGCAACCACGCAAACCTTGTGAGCGTTTGTCGCTCAATTCTGAGTGTGCGGAGACACAAAAAATCGTGCGAGAGCAAGGCTTAACCGGTTGGTATGTGCGTGTGGTTCAAACCGGTGTTTGTCAAAAAGGCGACAAAATTCACCGCTTGCAACGCCCGTATCCAGATTTAACCATTATTCATCTAAACCAACTTGCCGCACAAAAGCCCACAGAGACAATGCGTGCAGAGTTAGAAAAAGCCTTGGCTTGCGATGTGTTGGCAGAGGCATTTAAGCGGACGTTGAGAACACAATTATCAAGAATTTAA
- the mpl gene encoding UDP-N-acetylmuramate:L-alanyl-gamma-D-glutamyl-meso-diaminopimelate ligase, protein MTIKHLHILGICGTFMGGIAIIAKQMGYKVTGSDTNVYPPMSTFLQESGIEIIPHYDISQLQPAPDLVVIGNAMKRGNPCVEYVLENNLPYTSGPQWLHDHLLRDRWVLAVSGTHGKTTTTGMLSWILEQNGLEPGFLIGGIAGNFGTSARLGKSPFFVIEADEYDTAFFDKRSKFVHYNPKTLIINNIGFDHADIFDDLKAIQRQFHHMIRTIPASGRILSVANEQSVKETLEMGCWSQCQYLGKDQQWYAERLTNDSSHFEVYHNGEKAGEVQWNIVGQHNMHNALMAIAAAHHAGVSIENACKALSSFVNAKRRLEVKGQVNGVTVYDDFAHHPAEILATLTALRDKVGGGVRILAVLEPRSNTMKMGVHKDEIAPALARADHVFLLQPDSIPWDVVEIANQCVQPASWSGNIDKLVDMVVAEARESDHILVMSNGSFGGIHQKLLDKLSTK, encoded by the coding sequence ATGACAATAAAACATCTTCATATTTTAGGTATTTGTGGCACATTTATGGGTGGTATTGCGATTATCGCGAAACAAATGGGCTACAAAGTGACCGGCTCGGATACTAATGTTTACCCGCCAATGAGTACATTTTTACAAGAGAGCGGTATTGAAATTATTCCCCACTATGACATTTCCCAATTGCAACCAGCGCCGGATTTGGTGGTGATCGGTAACGCGATGAAACGCGGAAATCCCTGTGTCGAATATGTATTGGAAAATAATCTCCCTTATACTTCTGGTCCACAATGGCTACATGATCATTTATTGCGTGATCGTTGGGTGTTGGCAGTTTCCGGAACCCATGGTAAAACCACAACCACCGGTATGTTAAGCTGGATTTTAGAACAGAATGGCTTGGAACCCGGCTTTTTGATTGGCGGTATTGCTGGGAATTTTGGGACATCCGCTCGTTTAGGCAAAAGTCCGTTTTTTGTAATCGAAGCGGATGAATATGATACTGCATTTTTTGATAAGCGTTCAAAATTTGTGCATTACAATCCAAAAACATTGATCATCAATAATATTGGTTTTGATCATGCAGATATTTTTGACGATTTAAAAGCCATTCAACGCCAATTTCATCACATGATCCGCACCATCCCAGCAAGTGGGCGAATTTTGTCCGTTGCTAATGAACAAAGTGTTAAAGAAACCTTGGAGATGGGCTGCTGGTCGCAATGTCAATATTTGGGTAAAGATCAACAATGGTATGCGGAACGTTTGACGAATGATAGTTCGCATTTTGAAGTGTATCATAATGGCGAAAAAGCAGGCGAAGTACAATGGAATATTGTCGGACAGCATAATATGCATAATGCCTTGATGGCGATTGCTGCGGCGCATCATGCGGGGGTGAGTATTGAAAATGCCTGTAAAGCCTTATCCAGTTTTGTGAATGCCAAACGCCGTTTGGAAGTGAAAGGGCAGGTGAATGGCGTGACGGTGTATGATGATTTTGCTCACCATCCAGCGGAAATTCTTGCAACATTGACCGCACTTCGCGATAAAGTAGGCGGTGGCGTGCGCATTTTAGCGGTATTGGAGCCGCGTTCTAACACTATGAAAATGGGTGTGCATAAAGACGAAATTGCTCCTGCGTTGGCGCGTGCGGATCATGTCTTTTTATTGCAACCGGACAGCATTCCTTGGGATGTGGTGGAGATTGCTAATCAATGTGTGCAACCGGCAAGCTGGTCGGGAAATATTGATAAATTAGTCGATATGGTGGTCGCAGAGGCGCGTGAAAGCGATCATATTTTGGTGATGTCAAACGGAAGTTTTGGTGGTATTCACCAAAAATTATTGGATAAATTATCGACAAAGTAA
- the hisI gene encoding histidine biosynthesis bifunctional protein HisIE produces the protein MNIRNIDWQKVDNLLPVIVQNAQTCEVLMLGYMNQAALDKTLAEKKVTFFSRTKQRLWTKGETSGHFLNVVDMSLDCDNDTLLILANPIGPTCHTGKESCFHQFEAQSEGEWSWFAKLEQVLAARKNADPESSYTAKLYAKGTKKIAQKVGEEGVETALAAMAKDPDELVSEAADLVYHLTVLLHNENLTWHDVIEKLKERHQGIGLHPEGSNK, from the coding sequence ATGAATATTAGAAATATAGATTGGCAAAAAGTCGATAACCTTCTCCCCGTTATCGTCCAAAACGCCCAAACTTGCGAAGTCCTAATGCTGGGTTATATGAACCAAGCAGCACTAGACAAAACATTAGCTGAGAAAAAAGTGACGTTTTTCTCTCGCACCAAACAACGTTTATGGACGAAAGGGGAAACCTCGGGGCATTTCTTAAACGTAGTTGATATGAGCTTGGATTGCGATAACGATACGTTATTAATTTTAGCTAACCCAATCGGTCCAACTTGTCACACAGGAAAAGAAAGCTGTTTTCATCAGTTTGAAGCGCAGTCCGAAGGCGAATGGTCCTGGTTTGCGAAGTTAGAACAAGTGTTAGCCGCGCGCAAAAATGCTGATCCTGAAAGTTCTTATACCGCCAAACTTTATGCCAAAGGCACGAAGAAAATTGCGCAGAAAGTCGGTGAAGAAGGCGTTGAAACCGCACTGGCGGCGATGGCGAAAGATCCTGATGAATTGGTGAGCGAAGCGGCAGATTTGGTCTATCACTTAACGGTGTTGTTACACAATGAAAATCTGACGTGGCACGATGTAATTGAAAAACTTAAAGAGCGTCATCAAGGCATTGGATTGCATCCTGAAGGTTCAAATAAATAA
- the mltA gene encoding membrane-bound lytic murein transglycosylase A, translated as MFLKSFSSKKFAAICGMFLLAACSSAPQTTKNSNNSASPEQFGAKYAGRTYQQANLMPVSAIDNKSAVTNQGDFLTQLSNVRGYSNSLTNRFATAYGKITNWVLAGANVNELANYGINPKVLKGQDGYQNVLMTGYYSPVIHARRSEQGKYNQPIYAMPAQKRFTRAQIYAGALRGKGLELAYSDSMIDNFLLGVQGSGYVDFGNGDLNYFAYAGQNGFDYVAVGRLLVEDGEIPKEKMSIQAIKDWAKANPSRLQGLLERNPSYVFFKNDPNGKVRGSAGVPLVPMASIASDRNVIPSGSVLLVEVPQIDKNGNWTGEHKLHLMVALDVGGAVKGHHFDLYRGIGDEAGHIAGLSKHYGRAWLLQ; from the coding sequence ATGTTTTTAAAATCTTTTTCAAGCAAAAAATTTGCTGCAATTTGTGGTATGTTTTTATTAGCTGCTTGTTCATCCGCTCCACAAACGACAAAAAATAGCAACAACAGCGCTAGCCCGGAACAATTTGGCGCCAAATATGCTGGTCGAACCTATCAACAAGCCAATTTAATGCCAGTATCTGCTATTGATAATAAAAGTGCGGTCACAAATCAAGGCGATTTTTTAACGCAATTATCCAATGTTCGTGGTTATTCCAATAGTTTAACTAATCGTTTTGCCACTGCTTATGGCAAGATTACGAATTGGGTATTAGCCGGAGCCAATGTTAATGAATTAGCTAATTATGGTATTAATCCTAAAGTATTAAAAGGGCAAGACGGTTATCAAAATGTACTGATGACTGGGTATTATTCTCCAGTTATTCACGCCCGCCGTAGCGAACAAGGAAAGTATAATCAGCCTATTTATGCCATGCCTGCGCAAAAGCGTTTTACTCGTGCGCAAATTTATGCCGGAGCATTGAGAGGTAAAGGTTTAGAATTAGCCTATAGCGATTCGATGATTGATAACTTTTTATTAGGCGTGCAGGGTAGTGGTTATGTGGATTTTGGCAATGGTGATTTAAACTATTTTGCGTATGCCGGGCAAAACGGTTTTGATTATGTCGCAGTTGGACGTTTATTGGTAGAAGATGGTGAAATTCCAAAAGAAAAAATGTCCATCCAAGCTATCAAAGATTGGGCGAAAGCAAATCCTTCACGTTTACAAGGATTGTTAGAGCGTAATCCATCTTATGTATTCTTTAAAAATGATCCGAATGGAAAAGTGCGCGGTTCCGCTGGTGTCCCTTTAGTGCCGATGGCATCTATTGCTTCCGACAGAAACGTGATCCCATCAGGTTCTGTTTTATTGGTTGAAGTACCACAAATTGATAAAAACGGAAATTGGACCGGTGAGCATAAATTACATTTAATGGTGGCATTGGATGTTGGTGGTGCTGTCAAAGGTCATCATTTTGACTTATATCGCGGTATTGGTGATGAAGCAGGACATATTGCTGGCTTATCTAAACATTATGGTAGAGCTTGGTTATTACAATAA
- a CDS encoding transcriptional regulator, y4mF family: MGNLRLSVHSDEHLWLRELLLQRRKDLGLSQREMGAKLGVVHSFIGKVETGDRRLDIFEFIQYCKGLELDPIEVIQEMQVRFSLDN, translated from the coding sequence ATGGGAAATTTAAGATTATCTGTTCATTCTGATGAACATCTCTGGTTAAGAGAATTATTATTGCAGCGTAGAAAAGACTTAGGACTCTCACAGCGTGAGATGGGAGCTAAGTTGGGCGTTGTTCATTCTTTTATCGGTAAAGTTGAAACCGGTGATAGACGTTTGGATATTTTTGAATTTATTCAATATTGTAAAGGGTTAGAATTAGATCCGATAGAAGTGATTCAAGAGATGCAAGTGAGATTTAGTTTGGATAATTAA
- the yyaQ gene encoding protein YyaQ, whose translation MNATHFTVQIQQRYGIKAEYPWAKFPDYAIFRHAHHRKWFALLMNITANKIGLASRDEINIVNLKAKPEEVGSLRRIKGIYPAYHMNKEHWISVHLGEIEETLLWELLDESFYLTVKK comes from the coding sequence ATGAACGCCACACATTTTACTGTTCAAATTCAACAACGTTATGGCATAAAAGCTGAATATCCGTGGGCAAAATTTCCCGATTACGCCATATTCCGCCACGCTCATCACCGCAAATGGTTTGCACTATTGATGAACATTACCGCCAATAAAATCGGTTTAGCCAGTAGGGATGAAATCAATATTGTAAACCTCAAAGCCAAACCGGAGGAAGTCGGATCTTTGCGTAGGATAAAAGGAATTTATCCCGCTTATCATATGAATAAAGAGCATTGGATCAGCGTGCATTTAGGCGAAATTGAAGAAACATTGCTGTGGGAATTACTGGATGAAAGTTTTTATTTGACGGTAAAAAAATAA
- a CDS encoding putative acyltransferase — protein sequence MWHCKPFNALTTTELFHIYQVRVAVFVVEQACAYPEVDEKDLIAQHLFYQENGKILAYARIIPSESAVHFGRVLVVETARHLGLGRQLIEKVLTEIQRQWADKPIHIQAQTYLRDFYASFGFQAISEAYLEDGIPHIDMEK from the coding sequence ATGTGGCATTGCAAACCCTTTAACGCGCTGACAACGACAGAGCTTTTTCACATTTATCAAGTCCGCGTAGCAGTGTTTGTGGTGGAACAGGCATGTGCTTATCCTGAAGTAGATGAAAAAGATCTAATCGCGCAGCATCTTTTTTACCAAGAAAATGGAAAAATTCTTGCCTACGCTCGAATTATTCCCTCTGAAAGTGCGGTGCATTTTGGGCGAGTTTTAGTGGTCGAAACCGCCCGTCATTTAGGTCTAGGACGACAATTAATCGAGAAAGTCTTAACTGAAATCCAACGCCAATGGGCGGACAAACCAATTCATATTCAAGCGCAAACCTACCTACGAGATTTCTATGCATCCTTTGGTTTTCAAGCCATATCAGAAGCCTATTTAGAAGACGGTATCCCGCATATTGATATGGAAAAATAA
- the moeB_2 gene encoding UBA/THIF-type NAD/FAD binding fold family protein: protein MTERIDNYEQRFGGIGRLYGAEALAVLRQSHIAVIGIGGVGSWVVEALARSGIGNITMIDMDDICVTNINRQLHALSGNVGLLKTEVMKERVRLINPECAVEIIDDFIAADNLADYLNRDYDYVIDAIDNVKTKAALIAYCKRHKIPVITIGGAGGQTDPTQIQIADLSKTIQDPLAAKVRSLLRKEYGFTQNPKRKFGVDCVFSTQPLIFPQMGEHCEVSASMNCANGFGAATMITATFGFFAVSRVIDKLLRKKAQ, encoded by the coding sequence ATGACGGAACGTATCGATAATTATGAACAGCGCTTTGGCGGCATTGGTCGTTTGTATGGCGCAGAGGCTTTAGCGGTTTTACGTCAATCGCATATTGCAGTAATCGGCATTGGCGGCGTTGGTTCTTGGGTAGTGGAAGCCTTGGCTCGTTCAGGTATCGGTAATATTACGATGATTGATATGGACGATATTTGTGTCACCAATATCAATCGTCAACTTCATGCTTTATCCGGCAATGTAGGCTTGCTCAAAACGGAGGTGATGAAAGAGCGGGTACGCTTGATTAATCCGGAATGTGCGGTCGAAATTATTGACGATTTTATTGCGGCGGATAATTTGGCGGATTATCTTAATCGCGATTATGACTATGTGATTGACGCTATTGATAATGTGAAAACCAAGGCAGCGTTGATTGCTTATTGTAAGCGCCACAAAATACCGGTTATTACCATTGGTGGCGCGGGCGGGCAAACGGATCCGACGCAAATTCAAATTGCTGATTTAAGTAAAACTATTCAAGATCCGTTGGCGGCAAAAGTGCGGTCACTTTTACGCAAGGAATATGGTTTTACACAAAATCCTAAACGGAAATTTGGGGTGGATTGTGTTTTTTCCACCCAACCTTTGATTTTTCCACAAATGGGAGAGCATTGTGAGGTATCGGCAAGCATGAATTGTGCCAACGGATTTGGTGCGGCAACGATGATTACCGCCACCTTTGGTTTTTTTGCGGTGTCGAGAGTGATTGATAAATTGCTGCGTAAAAAAGCGCAGTAA
- the cspC gene encoding cold shock-like protein CspC codes for MSQSKGTVKWFNETKGFGFLQAENGEDVFVHFSAIQTNGFRTLKEGQAVTFDIIDDKRGKKAENVAVLV; via the coding sequence ATGTCACAAAGTAAAGGAACCGTTAAATGGTTCAACGAAACAAAAGGATTTGGTTTTTTACAAGCGGAAAATGGTGAAGATGTATTTGTTCATTTTTCAGCCATTCAAACCAATGGGTTTCGCACTTTAAAAGAAGGTCAAGCAGTGACTTTCGATATTATTGATGATAAACGTGGTAAAAAAGCGGAAAACGTCGCTGTTTTAGTTTAG
- the hisA gene encoding 1-(5-phosphoribosyl)-5-[(5-phosphoribosylamino)methylideneamino] imidazole-4-carboxamide isomerase — translation MKKSIIIPALDLIDGQVVRLHQGDYAKQTTYSDNPIEQFTSYLAQGAEQLHLVDLTGAKDPAKRQTVLIGEIIAATKCKIQVGGGIRTEQDVADLLAVGANRVVIGSTAVKERKMVKGWFNKYGAEKFVLALDVNINASGQKIIAISGWQEASGVSLEELIEDFQSVGLQHVLCTDISRDGTLAGSNVDLYKEICAKYPDVNFQSSGGIGSLADIQALKGTGVAGVIVGRALLEGKFNVAEAIECWQNG, via the coding sequence ATGAAAAAATCCATTATCATCCCCGCACTTGATTTGATTGACGGGCAGGTGGTGCGGTTACACCAAGGCGATTATGCCAAACAGACAACTTATAGTGATAATCCGATTGAGCAATTTACCAGCTACCTTGCACAAGGGGCGGAGCAGTTGCATTTGGTGGATTTGACGGGGGCGAAAGATCCTGCCAAAAGACAAACCGTACTTATCGGTGAGATTATTGCGGCGACCAAATGTAAAATCCAAGTGGGTGGTGGTATTCGCACCGAGCAAGATGTGGCAGATTTATTGGCGGTGGGGGCGAATCGTGTGGTGATTGGCTCCACAGCGGTCAAAGAGCGTAAGATGGTGAAAGGCTGGTTTAATAAATACGGTGCGGAAAAATTCGTGTTAGCGTTGGACGTAAACATCAATGCAAGCGGTCAAAAAATTATTGCGATTAGCGGTTGGCAAGAGGCAAGTGGCGTGTCGTTGGAAGAATTGATTGAAGATTTCCAATCGGTTGGCTTGCAGCACGTTTTATGTACGGACATTTCCCGTGATGGCACGTTGGCGGGGTCAAATGTGGATTTATACAAAGAAATTTGTGCGAAATACCCTGATGTCAATTTCCAATCCTCGGGAGGTATCGGTTCTCTTGCCGATATTCAGGCGTTAAAAGGCACAGGCGTGGCTGGCGTAATCGTGGGGCGTGCGTTGTTAGAAGGTAAATTTAATGTAGCGGAGGCAATCGAATGTTGGCAAAACGGATAA
- the hisF gene encoding imidazole glycerol phosphate synthase subunit HisF, whose amino-acid sequence MLAKRIIPCLDVRDGQVVKGVQFRNHEIIGDIVPLAKRYAEEGADELVFYDITASSDGRTVDKSWVQRVAEVIDIPFCVAGGIKTIEDAEQIFAFGADKISINSPALADPDLISRLADRFGVQAIVVGIDSWFEKETGKYWVNQYTGDEKRTRQTNWQLLDWVQEVQKRGAGEIVLNMMNQDGVRNGYDLVQLKKVREICHVPLIASGGAGEMLHFRDAFVKANVDGALAASVFHKQIINIGELKKYLAKDNVEIRR is encoded by the coding sequence ATGTTGGCAAAACGGATAATCCCTTGTTTAGACGTGCGTGACGGGCAAGTAGTCAAAGGCGTACAATTCCGCAATCACGAAATTATCGGCGACATCGTACCGCTTGCCAAACGCTATGCGGAAGAAGGGGCGGATGAATTGGTATTCTACGACATTACCGCTTCCAGTGATGGACGCACGGTGGATAAAAGCTGGGTGCAGCGCGTGGCAGAAGTGATCGATATTCCCTTCTGTGTGGCGGGTGGCATTAAAACCATTGAGGATGCCGAGCAGATTTTTGCTTTTGGTGCGGATAAAATCTCTATAAATTCGCCCGCACTTGCGGATCCTGATCTGATTTCCCGCCTTGCGGATCGTTTTGGCGTGCAAGCGATTGTGGTGGGCATTGATAGCTGGTTCGAAAAAGAAACAGGCAAGTATTGGGTCAATCAATACACCGGCGATGAAAAACGTACCCGCCAAACCAACTGGCAGCTGCTCGATTGGGTGCAAGAAGTGCAAAAACGTGGCGCAGGCGAAATCGTACTGAATATGATGAACCAAGACGGCGTACGCAACGGCTATGATTTAGTCCAACTGAAAAAAGTGCGTGAAATCTGCCACGTGCCACTAATCGCCTCAGGCGGCGCCGGCGAAATGCTGCATTTTCGTGACGCGTTTGTGAAAGCGAATGTAGACGGTGCATTGGCGGCGAGTGTGTTTCATAAGCAGATTATCAATATTGGCGAATTGAAAAAATATTTAGCCAAAGATAATGTAGAAATTCGCAGATAA
- the fbp gene encoding fructose-1,6-bisphosphatase class 1, translating into MKTLGQFVIEKQAEYPNAKGELSGILSSIRLVAKVIHRDINRAGLTNNIIGNNGVENVQGEAQMKLDLFAHNTMKQALITREEVAGFASEEEENFVAFDTERGRNAKYVILTDPLDGSSNIDVNVAVGTIFSIYRRVSPIGTPVTLEDFLQPGNRQVAAGYIVYGSSTMLVYTTGNGVNGFTYDPSLGVFCLSHENIQIPQSGKIYSINEGQYLKFPMGVKKYIKYCQEEDKATSRPYTSRYIGSLVSDFHRNMLKGGIYIYPSATNYPNGKLRLLYEGNPMAFLAEQAGGIASDGYRRILDIQPTALHERVPLFIGSKEMVNKAQDFMREFG; encoded by the coding sequence ATGAAAACATTAGGTCAATTTGTTATTGAAAAACAAGCCGAATATCCCAATGCCAAGGGAGAATTATCCGGCATTCTTTCCTCCATCCGTTTAGTGGCAAAAGTGATTCACCGCGACATCAACCGCGCTGGTTTAACCAATAATATCATTGGTAACAACGGGGTAGAAAATGTACAAGGGGAAGCGCAGATGAAACTGGATTTATTTGCGCACAACACCATGAAACAAGCATTAATTACACGCGAAGAAGTTGCAGGATTTGCTTCCGAAGAAGAAGAAAATTTCGTCGCATTTGATACCGAACGCGGCAGAAATGCCAAATATGTCATCTTAACCGATCCGCTTGACGGTTCTTCCAATATCGACGTCAACGTCGCCGTCGGTACTATTTTCTCTATCTATCGCCGCGTTTCTCCAATCGGTACACCGGTGACATTGGAAGATTTCTTACAACCGGGTAATCGCCAAGTTGCTGCCGGTTATATTGTTTATGGTTCCTCCACTATGCTAGTTTATACCACGGGTAACGGTGTCAACGGATTTACCTATGATCCGTCTTTAGGTGTATTTTGTCTTTCCCATGAAAATATCCAAATTCCACAAAGCGGCAAAATCTACTCCATTAACGAAGGACAATATTTAAAATTCCCAATGGGCGTAAAAAAATACATTAAATATTGCCAAGAAGAAGACAAAGCGACTTCTCGTCCTTATACATCCCGCTATATCGGCTCCTTAGTTTCCGATTTCCATCGAAATATGTTAAAAGGCGGAATTTATATTTATCCAAGCGCCACCAACTATCCAAATGGTAAGCTGCGCTTATTATATGAAGGTAACCCAATGGCATTCTTAGCGGAACAAGCCGGCGGCATCGCCAGTGACGGATATCGTCGCATTTTAGATATTCAACCAACCGCCTTACACGAACGCGTTCCGTTGTTTATCGGCTCAAAAGAGATGGTCAACAAAGCGCAAGACTTTATGCGCGAATTCGGTTAA